From the genome of Campylobacter concisus, one region includes:
- a CDS encoding type II secretion system protein — MVKRGGFSLIELILSVLVVAIVSASLPLAVRTTSNLSEQSLMQEGLMNAKTYMSLILKAPFSDQVLIAGKNTMPSSITTQEAIIFPLIICDQGANPDFYEKSGVKGEGHRILAYPVQNLSACATRPSDSKLPESIKSVNFKVKSIKNFNTQKSISPTASTTKRDFIIDTETTPTITNGADKFVVSTPLNDNDVLQIKLDTTMRTTKESKSVLYGYAFNIGESSTLSVKEWK, encoded by the coding sequence GTGGTAAAAAGAGGTGGCTTTTCATTGATAGAGCTTATCTTGTCAGTACTTGTAGTAGCCATAGTAAGTGCAAGCCTGCCACTAGCGGTAAGAACTACTTCAAATTTAAGCGAGCAATCCTTAATGCAAGAAGGACTAATGAATGCTAAAACTTATATGTCATTAATATTAAAAGCACCATTTAGTGATCAAGTCTTAATAGCCGGTAAAAATACCATGCCATCTTCTATAACGACTCAAGAGGCTATAATTTTTCCTCTTATTATCTGCGATCAAGGGGCAAATCCGGATTTTTATGAAAAAAGCGGTGTAAAAGGTGAAGGACATAGGATACTTGCATATCCGGTGCAAAATTTATCTGCATGTGCTACAAGGCCTAGTGATTCAAAGCTTCCAGAATCAATCAAAAGCGTAAATTTTAAAGTAAAGTCTATCAAAAATTTCAATACCCAAAAATCTATCTCACCAACCGCTAGCACTACCAAACGTGACTTTATCATAGATACAGAAACGACTCCAACTATAACAAATGGAGCTGATAAATTTGTAGTTAGCACTCCTTTAAACGATAACGACGTTTTACAAATAAAGCTAGATACGACTATGAGAACTACAAAAGAGAGTAAAAGCGTACTTTATGGATATGCCTTTAATATAGGTGAAAGCAGTACTCTAAGTGTAAAAGAATGGAAATGA
- a CDS encoding ABC transporter substrate-binding protein: protein MAKFSLVASLFMALSLNAAESARSITDMQGVKVGVPEKVEKIAALWHANNEIILALGGMDKVVATTDQIKKNKWFALVYPRLKNLPAALDGKDLQIEELVKLAPDVVVVSSKNYQDELSKNGFSAVNLIFRDYPDMEKSIYATAEVIGTDKARAMADKLTKNIQDNTKFVTDKTKDIPDAKRPKVLHLLGGANLLKVDGTKTIINTWINLAGGKNAVSKEGSMIELTAEELINANPDIIIVGGADTDEQIKAIKENPAYSGSNAVKNGKVYGNPKGVFGWDRYGAESALQILWAAKTIQPDLFKDIDVKAKTKEFYKEFLNHDLSDTEYGYILKGLNPDGSKK from the coding sequence ATGGCTAAATTTAGCCTTGTTGCTTCACTTTTTATGGCTCTTAGCCTAAACGCAGCTGAGTCTGCTAGAAGCATAACAGATATGCAAGGCGTCAAAGTAGGCGTGCCTGAGAAGGTTGAAAAGATCGCTGCTCTTTGGCATGCAAACAACGAGATCATCCTAGCGCTTGGCGGTATGGATAAAGTTGTAGCCACAACCGATCAGATCAAGAAAAACAAGTGGTTCGCCCTCGTCTATCCAAGACTTAAAAATTTACCAGCCGCGCTTGATGGCAAAGACCTTCAGATCGAAGAGCTTGTTAAGCTTGCCCCTGATGTTGTCGTAGTCTCAAGCAAAAACTATCAAGACGAGCTTAGCAAAAACGGCTTTAGCGCTGTAAATTTGATCTTTAGAGACTATCCAGATATGGAAAAAAGTATCTACGCAACAGCTGAAGTGATCGGCACTGACAAGGCTAGAGCTATGGCTGATAAACTTACAAAAAATATCCAAGATAACACCAAATTTGTAACTGATAAGACAAAAGACATCCCTGATGCTAAACGTCCAAAAGTGCTTCACTTGCTTGGCGGAGCAAATTTATTAAAGGTTGATGGCACAAAAACTATCATAAACACTTGGATAAATTTAGCTGGCGGCAAAAACGCAGTCTCAAAAGAAGGCTCTATGATCGAGCTAACAGCTGAAGAGCTCATCAACGCAAACCCTGATATCATCATCGTTGGTGGCGCTGATACAGATGAGCAAATAAAAGCCATCAAAGAAAACCCTGCATATTCAGGCTCAAATGCTGTTAAAAACGGCAAAGTTTATGGCAACCCAAAAGGCGTTTTTGGCTGGGATAGATACGGCGCAGAGAGCGCTCTTCAAATTTTATGGGCAGCAAAGACTATCCAACCAGATCTATTTAAAGATATAGATGTAAAAGCTAAGACAAAAGAGTTTTACAAAGAATTCTTAAACCACGATCTTAGCGATACAGAGTATGGCTATATCCTAAAAGGTCTAAACCCAGACGGTAGCAAAAAATAA
- a CDS encoding DUF1523 family protein: MITFFKRICVIFIVLLHSFLALVVDYSFPHYANVQITGSDLKRMDKDGIIDDKNPADGLTRDIYLIYTKDSNNPNKVMAYRNEDTAWGFPFYFKFNSADVQAKVQGFANSDKNVTVKYYGYRISMLQEFRNIISLKENCNDTSWPVASYVFYFILFISLIIWIRKINKAFRPKTSENLEK; the protein is encoded by the coding sequence ATGATTACATTTTTTAAAAGAATTTGCGTTATTTTTATCGTGCTCTTACACTCTTTTTTAGCTCTTGTAGTTGATTATTCATTTCCACATTATGCAAATGTACAAATCACAGGTAGCGATCTCAAACGTATGGACAAAGATGGCATTATCGATGATAAAAATCCAGCTGATGGCCTTACTAGAGATATTTATCTTATCTATACTAAAGATTCTAATAATCCAAATAAAGTCATGGCTTATAGAAATGAAGATACCGCATGGGGGTTTCCGTTTTATTTTAAATTTAACTCAGCTGATGTACAAGCCAAGGTTCAAGGTTTTGCAAATAGCGATAAAAACGTTACTGTAAAATATTATGGATATAGAATTTCTATGCTTCAAGAGTTTAGAAATATTATATCGCTAAAAGAAAACTGCAATGATACTAGTTGGCCGGTAGCTAGCTATGTATTTTACTTTATCTTATTTATCTCGCTAATCATTTGGATAAGAAAGATAAATAAGGCCTTTAGACCAAAAACTAGTGAAAATTTAGAGAAATAG
- the hpf gene encoding ribosome hibernation-promoting factor, HPF/YfiA family — MNISIVGKQFELTEPIKNYIQDAFDTLGKYNLDIISARCVVAADEKQGKKGFNAEFSLNMAHKDTIVVRQKDKDLYAAIDLAIEKASKVLRREHDKKFTVKGKADDKEFRSRIGEEKIEGVEEIVPMELEIYKPLEVEEALEKLKSSDKQFYVFNDVDAKMRVIYKRTDGTFGLY, encoded by the coding sequence ATGAACATAAGCATTGTAGGAAAACAATTTGAGCTAACAGAGCCAATCAAAAACTATATCCAAGACGCTTTTGATACACTTGGCAAATACAATCTCGACATTATCTCTGCAAGATGTGTTGTAGCAGCCGATGAAAAACAAGGCAAGAAAGGTTTTAACGCAGAATTTTCTCTAAATATGGCACATAAAGACACCATAGTCGTTCGCCAAAAAGATAAAGACCTTTACGCTGCGATCGATCTTGCTATCGAAAAAGCATCAAAAGTTTTAAGAAGAGAGCATGATAAGAAATTTACTGTTAAAGGCAAGGCTGACGATAAAGAATTTCGCTCAAGAATAGGCGAAGAAAAGATCGAAGGCGTTGAAGAAATCGTGCCTATGGAGCTTGAAATTTATAAACCACTTGAAGTCGAAGAAGCACTTGAGAAACTAAAATCAAGTGATAAACAATTTTATGTATTTAACGATGTTGACGCAAAAATGCGTGTGATCTACAAAAGAACAGACGGAACTTTCGGTCTTTACTAA
- a CDS encoding ABC transporter ATP-binding protein, whose amino-acid sequence MLEVRNLNFSYPNGAGKLENVNLKIGAGEILTILGRNGAGKSTTLGLISGSLKPISGEIFLDGKNVDSLSNKDREKIMAYVAQSEVTEYEYTGLEFITMGRAAHLGIFARPSKEDEEIAKIYTKKLEIEHLEEKFITQMSGGQKQMCMIARAMAAQPKIIIFDEPTSALDFGNQYKFLRTVKWLKELGYSVVLTTHNPDFAVLLGGYVALVKGDGEVGFGTVSEIIRSENLSKLYGLSLNVSYIDEVKRECCLTYPL is encoded by the coding sequence ATGCTTGAAGTTAGAAATTTAAACTTTAGCTACCCAAATGGGGCTGGCAAACTAGAAAATGTAAATTTAAAGATAGGCGCAGGTGAGATTTTAACTATTCTTGGTCGAAATGGAGCTGGCAAATCAACCACTCTTGGGCTAATAAGCGGCTCACTAAAGCCAATTTCAGGAGAAATTTTTCTTGATGGCAAAAACGTAGATAGCCTAAGTAATAAAGACCGAGAAAAGATAATGGCCTACGTCGCTCAAAGCGAGGTAACTGAGTATGAATACACTGGGCTTGAGTTCATCACGATGGGACGTGCGGCACACCTTGGTATCTTTGCAAGACCTAGCAAAGAGGATGAAGAAATCGCTAAAATTTATACCAAAAAGCTTGAGATCGAGCACCTTGAAGAGAAATTTATCACTCAAATGAGTGGCGGTCAAAAGCAGATGTGTATGATTGCACGCGCGATGGCTGCGCAGCCAAAGATAATCATATTTGACGAGCCAACGAGTGCGCTTGATTTTGGCAACCAGTATAAATTTTTACGCACCGTTAAGTGGCTAAAAGAGCTTGGCTACTCAGTCGTGCTAACCACTCATAACCCTGATTTTGCCGTGCTTCTTGGCGGATATGTCGCACTTGTAAAAGGTGATGGCGAGGTTGGATTTGGCACAGTTAGCGAGATCATAAGAAGCGAAAATTTAAGCAAGCTTTACGGACTAAGCTTAAACGTAAGCTACATCGACGAAGTAAAAAGAGAGTGCTGTTTAACATATCCTCTTTAA
- a CDS encoding PulJ/GspJ family protein: MKKTRKAFTLIELIIVITVLGVISLMSFNTLMNLYQNYFQSKVINELETQSEIALEQISMLLSHRIKQSVIARKKMEIT, encoded by the coding sequence ATGAAAAAAACAAGAAAAGCTTTTACATTAATTGAGCTAATAATAGTTATCACCGTACTTGGCGTTATCTCACTTATGAGCTTTAATACGCTTATGAATTTATATCAAAACTATTTTCAAAGCAAAGTAATAAACGAACTAGAAACACAAAGCGAAATCGCTCTAGAGCAAATTTCAATGCTACTTAGCCACAGAATCAAACAAAGCGTTATCGCTAGGAAAAAAATGGAGATTACCTAG
- a CDS encoding FecCD family ABC transporter permease → MKNANFSLVTIFLALLTLLCAFVALCVGRFYISFGDVFSVLAHSVGLGEGAASNITNVIENLRIPRIIAAILVGAALSVSGAAYQGVFKNQLVSPDLLGVSAGACVGAATAIIFDLSLFWIQIFAFGFGLAAVAITLAIPKMMGRSSTLMLVLSGIIVSSLMGSVIGFLKYVADPETKLPDIVYWQLGSLAKLDSENLKFIAPVMIICAILLIAMSWRINLLSLGDESAARLGVNVAFERSIIIICATLLTACSVCISGIVAWVGLLMPHLARMLVGANNIRSMPASIFMGAMFLLFVDTLARSISVSEVPLGVLTGFIGTVFFVWVLWRNKKVA, encoded by the coding sequence ATGAAAAACGCAAATTTTTCATTAGTTACCATTTTTTTAGCTCTGCTAACGCTTCTTTGCGCCTTTGTCGCACTTTGCGTTGGTAGGTTTTACATATCATTTGGCGATGTCTTTAGCGTGTTAGCTCACAGCGTTGGTCTAGGAGAGGGTGCAGCTAGCAACATCACAAACGTGATAGAAAATTTACGCATCCCTCGCATTATCGCAGCTATCCTCGTTGGAGCCGCTCTTAGCGTGAGTGGTGCAGCCTATCAAGGCGTCTTTAAAAACCAGCTAGTAAGCCCTGATCTTCTAGGCGTCTCAGCTGGTGCTTGCGTGGGAGCAGCAACTGCTATCATCTTTGATCTATCGCTATTTTGGATACAAATTTTTGCATTTGGCTTTGGCTTAGCAGCCGTTGCTATCACGCTAGCAATACCAAAGATGATGGGCCGCTCAAGCACGCTTATGCTAGTTCTTTCTGGTATCATCGTAAGCAGCCTTATGGGCTCAGTGATCGGCTTTTTAAAGTATGTCGCTGACCCTGAGACAAAGCTGCCCGATATCGTCTATTGGCAGCTTGGTAGCCTTGCAAAGCTTGATAGTGAAAATTTAAAATTTATAGCACCTGTGATGATCATCTGCGCCATTTTGCTAATCGCAATGAGCTGGCGTATAAATTTGCTCTCTCTTGGCGATGAGAGTGCGGCTAGACTTGGCGTAAATGTAGCTTTTGAGCGCTCTATTATCATCATCTGCGCCACGCTTCTTACGGCATGTAGCGTCTGCATAAGCGGCATAGTGGCCTGGGTGGGACTTCTCATGCCTCACTTAGCTCGTATGCTAGTTGGCGCAAATAACATAAGAAGCATGCCTGCAAGCATATTTATGGGTGCTATGTTTTTGCTTTTTGTTGATACCTTGGCTCGCAGTATAAGCGTGAGCGAAGTGCCTCTTGGCGTGCTTACTGGCTTTATCGGCACGGTATTTTTCGTCTGGGTCTTGTGGCGAAATAAAAAGGTTGCATGA
- a CDS encoding nitric-oxide reductase large subunit, translated as MREYKKYWLALVAVLVICFSILGYYGVEVYRSSPPVVNFTDENGNVVIDKESIYKGQEAWQSIGGMQVGSVWGHGAYQAPDWSADWLHKELVIFLELKADEIYHSKYADLNDEQKANLKVLLKKEYRENGVKDDKIVLSSDRLKAMKQVSQEYSSLFGNDPKFKSLREAYAMKENTLPNASDRDDLNNFFFWSAWATAANRPNSDATYTNNWPHEPLIDNVPTSENIFWSIASVVILIAGIGFLVWFSSFYGKKDDEKLEAISEDPLSKLSLTPSQKALKKYLFVTLALFAFQILIGGFTAHYTVEGQEFYGINLSAYIPYSLARTWHIQASIFWIATGFLAGGLFLAPIINGGKDPKFQKLGVDLLFYALLILVVGSFAGEYLAIANIMPINLSFWFGHQGYEYIELGRVWQIILFVGLVIWMLLLLRGFIGGFKNKGDKNLLAIFAASAVAVGLFYGAGLFYGQRSPLPVMEYWRWWVVHLWVEGFFEVFATASLAFVFVSLGLVSKRFATFSTLASASLFLVGGIPGTFHHLYFAGTTTPIMAVGASFSALEVVPLVLLGAEAYEHYRLQFAQTWAKTLKWPLYCFIAVAFWNMLGAGVFGFLINPPISLFYIQGLNTTPVHGHAALFGVYGFLALGFVWLVATYLFKGQEFDEKLMKVGFWGLNIGLMLMIVLSLLPIGIYQAFASLEHGMWYARSAELLQQSHLQNLRWVRMIGDTILIIGGISFLAQLLKFMLNKKA; from the coding sequence ATGCGTGAATACAAAAAGTATTGGCTAGCACTTGTTGCAGTACTAGTAATTTGCTTTAGTATTTTAGGCTACTACGGCGTTGAGGTTTATAGAAGCTCGCCACCAGTTGTAAATTTTACAGATGAAAATGGCAATGTCGTTATCGACAAAGAGAGCATCTATAAAGGTCAAGAGGCCTGGCAAAGCATAGGAGGTATGCAAGTTGGCTCTGTTTGGGGACACGGTGCATATCAAGCGCCTGATTGGAGTGCGGACTGGCTTCACAAAGAGTTAGTTATATTTTTAGAGTTAAAAGCAGATGAAATTTACCACTCAAAATATGCTGACTTAAATGATGAGCAAAAAGCAAATCTAAAAGTTCTACTTAAAAAAGAGTACCGAGAAAATGGCGTAAAAGACGATAAAATCGTACTTAGTAGCGATAGATTAAAGGCTATGAAACAAGTAAGCCAAGAGTATTCATCACTTTTTGGAAATGACCCTAAGTTTAAATCTTTAAGAGAAGCTTATGCGATGAAAGAAAATACTCTTCCAAATGCTTCTGATAGAGATGATCTTAATAACTTTTTCTTCTGGTCAGCCTGGGCAACCGCAGCAAATAGACCTAATAGCGATGCTACATACACAAACAACTGGCCACATGAGCCACTAATCGATAATGTACCAACAAGCGAAAATATCTTTTGGTCAATCGCAAGCGTTGTAATACTTATTGCTGGTATTGGATTTCTTGTTTGGTTTAGCTCTTTTTATGGTAAAAAAGATGATGAAAAATTAGAAGCTATTAGCGAAGATCCACTTAGTAAATTAAGCCTAACTCCATCTCAAAAAGCTCTTAAAAAATATCTTTTTGTGACTTTGGCTCTTTTTGCATTCCAAATTTTAATAGGCGGCTTTACAGCTCACTATACAGTCGAAGGACAAGAATTTTACGGTATAAATTTATCAGCTTATATTCCTTATTCACTTGCTAGAACATGGCACATTCAGGCTAGTATTTTCTGGATTGCGACAGGATTTTTAGCAGGTGGTCTTTTTCTAGCACCTATTATAAATGGCGGTAAGGATCCAAAATTCCAAAAGCTTGGCGTAGATTTATTATTTTACGCACTACTAATCCTTGTAGTTGGCAGTTTTGCTGGCGAGTATTTAGCGATCGCAAATATTATGCCTATAAATTTAAGCTTCTGGTTTGGACATCAAGGATATGAATATATCGAGCTTGGACGTGTTTGGCAAATTATTTTATTTGTTGGTCTTGTCATTTGGATGCTACTTTTACTTCGCGGATTTATCGGCGGATTTAAGAACAAAGGTGACAAAAATTTACTTGCTATCTTTGCAGCTTCAGCCGTTGCAGTTGGATTATTTTACGGAGCAGGATTATTTTACGGCCAAAGAAGCCCACTTCCAGTGATGGAATACTGGCGCTGGTGGGTTGTGCACCTTTGGGTTGAAGGCTTTTTTGAAGTCTTTGCTACCGCTTCACTTGCTTTTGTATTTGTTAGTCTTGGTCTTGTTTCAAAGAGATTTGCTACGTTTTCAACACTTGCGAGTGCATCACTTTTCTTAGTAGGCGGAATTCCAGGAACTTTCCACCACTTATATTTTGCAGGCACTACAACACCTATAATGGCAGTTGGCGCTAGCTTCTCAGCACTTGAGGTAGTTCCTCTTGTATTGCTTGGCGCTGAAGCTTATGAGCATTATAGACTTCAGTTTGCTCAAACTTGGGCTAAGACATTAAAATGGCCACTTTACTGCTTTATCGCAGTTGCTTTCTGGAATATGCTAGGCGCTGGTGTATTTGGATTTTTAATCAATCCTCCGATTTCATTATTTTATATCCAAGGCCTAAATACGACTCCAGTTCACGGACATGCAGCACTATTTGGTGTTTATGGATTTTTGGCACTTGGATTTGTTTGGCTAGTAGCTACTTATCTATTCAAAGGTCAAGAATTTGATGAGAAGCTTATGAAAGTAGGCTTTTGGGGCTTAAATATAGGCCTTATGTTAATGATCGTGCTTTCGCTACTTCCAATAGGAATTTATCAAGCATTTGCAAGCCTAGAGCATGGCATGTGGTATGCAAGAAGCGCTGAGCTTTTACAACAATCACACTTACAAAATTTAAGATGGGTAAGAATGATTGGCGATACGATTTTAATAATCGGTGGAATCAGCTTCCTCGCACAACTTCTAAAATTTATGCTTAATAAAAAAGCTTAA
- a CDS encoding outer membrane protein assembly factor BamD — MKRFSKFLAVIALLGLFSGCAEKYTELYNLTPDEWYAQVIADIKDGDLEAADKHYVSMASEHVASPLLEQILLILAQAHANDEEYLMANHYLDEYIKRYGDNGPKTEFAQYLKIKANFDSFTQPNRNQKLMEDSVTEIEKFLYMYPNTEYKPLIETMLIKFKLALYFLDMQIADLYNRTGRDVSAKIYEQKLEESPFRNSDLIKPDVAWYRKLFE; from the coding sequence ATGAAAAGATTTTCTAAATTTCTAGCAGTTATAGCTCTTTTGGGGCTTTTTAGTGGTTGTGCTGAAAAATATACCGAGCTTTACAATCTAACCCCCGATGAGTGGTATGCTCAGGTTATCGCTGATATAAAAGACGGTGATCTTGAAGCGGCCGATAAACACTATGTTTCAATGGCAAGTGAACACGTAGCAAGCCCACTTTTGGAGCAAATTTTACTTATCCTTGCCCAAGCTCACGCAAATGATGAAGAGTATCTAATGGCAAATCACTATCTTGACGAGTACATCAAAAGATATGGTGACAACGGCCCAAAAACAGAGTTTGCTCAGTATCTAAAGATAAAAGCAAATTTTGACTCATTTACTCAGCCAAACCGCAACCAAAAGCTTATGGAAGATAGCGTAACAGAGATCGAGAAATTTCTTTATATGTATCCAAATACTGAATATAAGCCACTTATTGAGACTATGCTTATTAAATTCAAACTTGCGCTTTACTTCCTAGATATGCAAATAGCTGATCTTTACAATAGGACTGGTCGTGATGTTTCGGCCAAAATTTACGAGCAAAAACTTGAAGAGTCACCGTTTAGAAATTCTGACCTTATCAAGCCTGATGTAGCATGGTATAGAAAACTGTTTGAATAG
- a CDS encoding excalibur calcium-binding domain-containing protein, with product MKKVVLILFFALIANAANKFDCSKRYCKEMKSCEEAYHYLRKCGCSGFDRDRDGIPCENVCKERRVEK from the coding sequence ATGAAAAAAGTAGTTTTGATTTTATTTTTTGCATTGATAGCAAATGCGGCGAATAAATTTGATTGTTCTAAACGCTACTGCAAAGAGATGAAAAGTTGCGAAGAAGCATATCACTATCTAAGAAAATGCGGATGCAGTGGATTTGACCGTGATCGTGACGGCATACCATGCGAGAATGTATGCAAAGAACGCAGAGTAGAAAAATAA
- the fliW gene encoding flagellar assembly protein FliW → MIFSVKSPILGFEHIKTMELIELDKFFVKLASKDDETSFTMINPFALRSYEFDIPSYYEDLMEIKESSQLRIYNIIVVALPLEKSTVNFIAPIVCNMDNMTLSQVVLDIAKYPQYGQAEMIENFIQK, encoded by the coding sequence ATGATTTTTAGTGTTAAAAGCCCTATTTTAGGCTTTGAGCATATCAAGACGATGGAGTTAATTGAACTTGATAAATTTTTTGTTAAGCTAGCAAGCAAAGATGATGAGACATCTTTTACAATGATAAATCCTTTTGCATTAAGAAGCTACGAATTCGATATTCCAAGCTATTATGAAGATCTTATGGAGATTAAAGAAAGCTCTCAACTCAGAATTTATAACATTATCGTTGTTGCACTCCCGCTTGAAAAATCAACTGTAAATTTTATAGCTCCTATCGTTTGCAATATGGACAATATGACCTTATCCCAAGTCGTTTTAGACATTGCCAAATATCCTCAGTACGGACAAGCTGAAATGATAGAAAATTTTATACAAAAATAG